The Oceanisphaera avium genome includes a region encoding these proteins:
- a CDS encoding NAD(P)/FAD-dependent oxidoreductase codes for MTKIIVVGGGAGGLELVTKLGQKLGRPGKAEVVLVDRNRTHLWKPLLHEVAAGAMDSGIDGLSYRSHAHNHGFRFHLGALSDINREQKTITLSAMNDEHNKPMLAERTLSYDILVLAIGSVSNDFGTKGVSEHCIFLDRPQQAEHFHDELMNRFMQHTEGELGSESVNIAIVGGGATGVELSAELYNAVEHLSAYGFENLSPECLRLTLVEAGPRVLPALPERIAGMAHQELRELGVDVRVNTRVVEATAQGLITQDEELIPASLMVWAAGIKAPDFLKDIGGLENNRNNQLTVKPTLQTTRDDSIFVIGDCAHCMQDNGEAVPPRAQSAHQMAAMVYRNIRATLANKELKPYVYKDYGSLVNLSRYTTVGSLMGNLMRGSMMVEGIIARLVYMSLYRMHQVALHGYFRTGLMMLVGRINRLLRPKLKLH; via the coding sequence ATGACAAAGATTATCGTAGTGGGCGGCGGTGCGGGTGGCCTAGAGCTAGTGACTAAATTGGGTCAAAAGCTGGGGCGTCCCGGTAAAGCTGAAGTGGTATTAGTCGATAGAAACCGCACCCACTTATGGAAGCCGCTACTGCATGAAGTGGCTGCCGGTGCCATGGACTCTGGTATAGATGGCTTAAGTTATCGCTCTCATGCCCATAATCATGGCTTTCGTTTTCACTTAGGTGCCTTAAGTGACATTAATCGAGAGCAAAAAACCATTACTTTGTCGGCCATGAATGATGAACATAATAAGCCGATGTTAGCTGAGCGCACTTTATCTTACGATATTCTGGTGTTAGCCATTGGCTCTGTGTCTAATGACTTTGGCACTAAAGGAGTGAGCGAGCACTGTATTTTTCTTGACCGCCCTCAGCAAGCCGAGCACTTTCATGACGAGCTGATGAATCGCTTTATGCAACATACTGAGGGCGAGTTGGGTAGCGAAAGTGTGAATATTGCCATTGTGGGTGGCGGAGCTACTGGTGTTGAGCTCTCAGCTGAATTATATAATGCGGTAGAGCACTTAAGCGCCTATGGCTTTGAAAATTTAAGCCCAGAGTGTTTGCGTTTAACCTTGGTCGAAGCAGGTCCGCGGGTATTGCCGGCGCTACCAGAGCGCATTGCCGGCATGGCGCATCAAGAGTTACGCGAGTTAGGCGTCGATGTGCGAGTAAATACCCGAGTGGTGGAGGCCACAGCACAAGGCTTAATCACCCAAGACGAGGAGCTGATCCCTGCCAGTCTTATGGTGTGGGCGGCGGGGATTAAAGCGCCTGATTTTTTAAAAGACATTGGCGGTCTAGAAAACAATCGTAATAACCAATTGACGGTGAAGCCCACTTTACAAACCACTCGTGATGACAGCATCTTTGTTATTGGCGATTGTGCGCATTGTATGCAAGATAATGGTGAAGCCGTGCCGCCTCGTGCGCAGTCCGCCCATCAAATGGCGGCTATGGTTTATCGCAATATTCGCGCAACTCTTGCCAATAAAGAGCTTAAGCCCTACGTCTATAAAGACTATGGCTCTTTAGTTAATTTAAGCCGTTATACTACGGTGGGCTCGTTAATGGGCAATTTAATGCGCGGCAGTATGATGGTGGAGGGGATTATTGCGCGCTTAGTCTATATGTCTTTATACCGCATGCACCAAGTCGCATTACACGGTTACTTTCGCACCGGATTGATGATGTTAGTCGGGCGCATTAATCGCTTATTACGCCCTAAGCTCAAACTACATTAA
- a CDS encoding GNAT family N-acetyltransferase, which produces MTVYTSSTLCIRLIDWQDTIAIRHQVLWPHKAPAFSKVDNDEQGLHFGAFIGETLVGVASVFIEGHRARLRKYATLSDFQGQGIGSQVLNAIFAELKRYPVSYFWCDARESAIGFYQRFGMQVESERFYKSAVAYVKMGCALPDGQTN; this is translated from the coding sequence ATGACTGTTTATACTTCCTCAACACTGTGTATTCGTCTTATTGATTGGCAAGACACTATCGCCATTCGCCACCAAGTGCTGTGGCCTCATAAAGCGCCTGCTTTTTCTAAAGTGGATAATGATGAACAAGGGCTTCATTTTGGTGCATTTATTGGAGAGACATTAGTGGGTGTGGCCTCGGTATTTATTGAGGGCCATCGCGCGCGCTTAAGAAAATATGCCACCCTCAGCGACTTTCAAGGCCAAGGTATCGGCAGCCAAGTGCTTAATGCTATTTTTGCTGAATTAAAACGCTATCCCGTCAGCTACTTTTGGTGTGATGCGCGCGAGTCTGCTATTGGCTTTTATCAACGATTTGGCATGCAGGTAGAAAGCGAGCGTTTTTATAAAAGCGCGGTGGCTTACGTGAAAATGGGTTGTGCTTTACCTGATGGTCAGACCAATTAA
- a CDS encoding baeRF11 domain-containing protein has product MYYLDLPSVEEIGNLNLVRSDASVSIYLATTPLSRETEQSRVTLNNLVKAAVKQLTAAGIDKARIQLLQQQFDELLADKEFWDFQANSLAILANPDSLRTYRLANKLQSSVEVADRFHLKPLLRALTFPHSAYILALSENAVRLVQVSPDLPAKEVAVPNLPEDAADATNKLIDKDHTGTGNRPSGQAHNTYLANYVRKINTALKPVLLHSNSPLILAATQPIDGIFRSLTRLKVLAESINGNPDKVTAADLASAARPILDKHYQCQIDDFKQLFIERTGQKRTTTDISDAARLATFGGIERLLVDIEGVVVGTVDEDTGEVSFAGENDAVQYGIVDEISCRALRTGAKVMAVRKSDIPGGHDLAAITRYPV; this is encoded by the coding sequence ATGTATTACTTAGACCTACCGAGCGTCGAAGAAATCGGCAACCTAAACCTAGTTCGCTCAGATGCGAGCGTGTCTATTTATTTAGCCACCACGCCACTTAGTCGTGAGACCGAGCAAAGCCGAGTGACGCTGAATAATTTGGTAAAAGCTGCCGTTAAGCAATTAACTGCTGCGGGCATAGATAAAGCGCGCATCCAGTTATTACAACAGCAATTTGATGAACTCTTGGCCGATAAAGAGTTTTGGGATTTTCAAGCAAACAGTTTGGCCATTTTAGCGAACCCCGACTCCCTGCGTACCTACCGCTTAGCGAACAAATTACAAAGCTCGGTAGAAGTAGCGGACCGCTTTCATCTTAAACCCTTATTAAGAGCCCTCACCTTCCCTCACTCTGCCTATATCTTGGCACTCTCAGAAAATGCGGTACGCTTAGTACAAGTCTCCCCAGACTTACCGGCTAAAGAAGTAGCAGTGCCTAATTTGCCCGAGGATGCCGCCGATGCCACCAATAAACTCATCGATAAAGATCATACTGGCACCGGCAATAGACCGAGTGGACAAGCGCACAATACCTACTTAGCTAACTATGTACGCAAGATTAATACTGCTCTTAAGCCGGTATTGTTGCACAGTAATAGCCCGCTTATTTTAGCTGCCACCCAACCGATCGATGGCATCTTTCGCTCACTTACTCGCTTAAAAGTGTTAGCGGAGAGTATTAATGGCAACCCAGATAAAGTGACCGCCGCCGATTTAGCCAGTGCTGCACGTCCCATCTTAGATAAACATTATCAATGCCAAATTGATGACTTTAAACAATTGTTTATTGAACGTACGGGGCAAAAACGCACCACCACCGATATCTCAGATGCGGCTCGCTTAGCGACGTTTGGCGGTATTGAGCGTTTGCTGGTGGATATAGAGGGAGTCGTAGTAGGTACCGTAGATGAGGATACAGGGGAAGTGAGTTTTGCTGGTGAAAATGATGCCGTGCAATATGGCATCGTCGATGAAATTAGTTGTCGGGCTTTGCGCACCGGCGCTAAAGTGATGGCGGTGCGAAAATCCGACATCCCTGGTGGCCATGACTTAGCCGCCATTACCCGCTATCCCGTTTAA
- a CDS encoding esterase/lipase family protein, producing MFRYYEQASRLLGSGERVTIEQFALDLRRFILQVREATCGQDKARQAAFKVHLVAHSMGGLIARCYLQNICRYGAPTAHENAELELSYKGDNPHYVEKLFTYGTPIMAWISWE from the coding sequence GTGTTTCGTTATTATGAGCAAGCCTCTCGCTTATTAGGCAGTGGCGAGCGCGTCACCATAGAACAATTTGCTCTGGATTTGCGCCGTTTTATATTACAAGTAAGAGAGGCCACCTGCGGTCAAGATAAGGCACGCCAAGCCGCTTTTAAAGTGCATTTAGTGGCGCACTCTATGGGCGGCTTAATTGCGCGTTGTTATTTACAAAATATTTGCCGTTATGGTGCGCCTACCGCTCATGAAAACGCAGAGCTTGAGCTCTCCTATAAAGGAGATAACCCCCATTATGTAGAAAAACTCTTTACCTATGGTACCCCCATAATGGCGTGGATATCATGGGAATAA
- the cls gene encoding cardiolipin synthase: MSLVVLLHFLLVLTFTGRILLRDDLSPPGRLAWFIVLNVLPYFGIAAYFLFGEIDIGKRAVKRHDQVFDEIRTQAQDFLGKKDQVEHLIKAIYRPAFRYAGSINGFHTLAGNTAKLMADGDDTLNHLIADIDGATEHVHVLYYIWLNDDTGNALAAALIRAAQRGVICRAMADGLGSRALIKSALWQQMHQAGVELAVALSFKNLLRTLFLSRFDLRNHRKITVIDGRITYCGSRNSADPEFLPKAKYGPWIDIMLRFKGPVVAQNQLLFISDWMQATGQSLEYFNLTSKLTAQPNPQGFAAQVMGVGPTERRGATPQLFANLIASAESELIISTPYFVPNAALLESLCAAAHRGVAVTLIYPKINDSWVVSAASRSYYHQLLDAGCIIYEFKGGLLHAKTLTMDGCVSLIGSSNLDLRSFDLNYENNILLQDLATTQAIRARQYTYIDQSEQVALSTVLAWPYSRRIWNNVIATIGPIL, from the coding sequence ATGAGCTTGGTTGTACTACTGCACTTTTTGTTAGTGCTCACCTTTACCGGGCGCATTCTATTGCGAGATGATTTATCTCCTCCTGGACGATTGGCATGGTTTATCGTGCTAAACGTTTTGCCTTATTTTGGCATTGCAGCCTATTTTTTATTTGGCGAAATTGATATCGGTAAGCGGGCCGTTAAGCGCCATGATCAAGTATTTGATGAAATCAGAACCCAGGCTCAAGATTTCTTGGGTAAAAAAGATCAAGTCGAACACTTAATAAAAGCCATTTATCGTCCCGCATTTCGCTATGCCGGCTCTATTAATGGCTTTCATACCCTAGCGGGAAACACCGCTAAGCTAATGGCGGATGGGGATGACACCCTTAATCACCTAATAGCAGACATAGATGGGGCCACCGAGCATGTCCATGTTTTATATTATATTTGGCTGAATGATGACACGGGCAACGCACTGGCAGCGGCACTGATCCGCGCCGCACAGCGGGGTGTCATTTGTCGAGCCATGGCAGATGGCTTAGGCTCGCGAGCCTTAATTAAGTCGGCGCTATGGCAACAGATGCATCAAGCTGGTGTGGAGTTGGCGGTGGCGCTTTCTTTTAAAAACTTACTGCGCACGCTATTTTTAAGCCGCTTCGATCTGCGTAATCACCGAAAAATCACCGTGATTGATGGGCGTATTACCTATTGTGGTAGTCGTAACTCAGCGGATCCCGAATTTCTACCTAAAGCAAAATACGGGCCTTGGATTGATATTATGCTGCGCTTTAAAGGCCCTGTGGTGGCGCAAAATCAACTGCTCTTCATTAGCGATTGGATGCAGGCTACTGGCCAATCTCTTGAATATTTTAACCTCACTAGCAAGCTAACTGCCCAACCCAATCCTCAAGGATTTGCTGCACAAGTCATGGGAGTTGGGCCTACAGAGCGTCGCGGCGCTACCCCACAACTGTTTGCCAACCTTATTGCTAGCGCCGAATCGGAGCTGATTATTTCTACTCCTTACTTTGTGCCAAATGCTGCGTTGTTAGAGTCATTGTGCGCAGCTGCCCATCGGGGAGTGGCCGTCACTTTAATTTACCCTAAAATCAATGACAGCTGGGTGGTGTCAGCGGCCAGTCGCAGTTATTACCATCAGCTCCTTGATGCAGGTTGTATTATCTATGAGTTTAAAGGAGGGTTGTTGCATGCAAAAACCTTAACCATGGATGGCTGTGTCAGCTTAATCGGCTCTTCAAATCTGGACTTACGCAGTTTTGATTTAAATTACGAAAATAATATTTTGCTGCAAGACTTAGCTACCACGCAAGCGATTCGAGCGCGCCAATACACCTATATTGATCAGTCAGAGCAAGTAGCTTTAAGTACCGTGTTAGCTTGGCCTTATTCGCGACGCATTTGGAATAATGTGATTGCCACCATAGGCCCTATTTTGTAG
- a CDS encoding MBL fold metallo-hydrolase — MTMSSESSLSIKHHGGVLGVTGSCHEVRVGDSGILIDCGLFQGTDFREDLDIDFEIEHIRALVVTHVHADHIGRIPYLLMAGFKGPIFCTPASAVLLPAMLEDALKFSTRHTKALSKQILKHLERQLRTLAIDQWQPLLGTDIKFRFQHAGHILGAAYVEVDANGQRAVFSGDLGAPHSPLVVDSTPPHKGEILVLESTYGDKDHESRIDRRLRLKAAVEQGLSGGGLVIIPAFSLGRTQELLYEFESLLHDFANERLVADYAWKNLEVILDSPLAAKITELYRHLSPYWRQEARDLLKQGRQPLSFEQLTIIDGHDDHLLCLENLLKSNKPAVVIAGSGMCAGGRVVNYLKEFLPQASSHIIFVGFQAQDTPGRVIVEQGSQAGEGANSLESLTHQAWVELDNERFEINAHIHNLNGYSAHGGQSDLINFALSLEPAPKQIRLVHGEIYAKQVLQAKLQALLPDTEVVIPLSEDLT; from the coding sequence ATGACCATGTCGAGCGAAAGCAGCCTGTCTATCAAGCACCACGGCGGCGTACTGGGGGTAACCGGCTCTTGCCATGAGGTGCGGGTAGGGGACTCAGGCATTTTAATTGATTGTGGCTTATTTCAAGGCACGGATTTTCGTGAAGATCTAGATATTGATTTTGAAATTGAGCATATTCGCGCCTTGGTAGTGACTCATGTGCATGCGGATCATATTGGGCGCATTCCTTATCTCTTAATGGCGGGTTTTAAAGGCCCCATTTTTTGTACCCCAGCGTCGGCGGTCTTGCTGCCCGCCATGTTGGAAGATGCGCTTAAATTTAGCACTCGCCATACTAAAGCGCTGAGCAAGCAAATATTAAAACACCTTGAGCGCCAACTGCGTACGCTGGCCATCGATCAGTGGCAACCGCTACTCGGAACCGATATTAAATTTAGATTTCAACATGCGGGGCATATATTGGGTGCTGCTTATGTTGAAGTTGACGCTAACGGTCAGCGGGCAGTTTTTAGTGGCGACTTAGGGGCGCCGCATTCCCCCTTGGTTGTTGATAGCACGCCACCCCATAAAGGCGAAATATTAGTGCTAGAAAGTACCTATGGCGATAAAGATCATGAGAGTCGCATCGATCGCCGTTTGCGCTTAAAAGCGGCGGTTGAGCAAGGGCTGAGTGGCGGTGGGTTGGTGATTATTCCGGCTTTTAGCTTAGGCCGTACTCAAGAGTTACTCTATGAGTTTGAAAGTCTGTTGCACGACTTTGCTAATGAGAGATTAGTCGCTGATTATGCCTGGAAAAATCTTGAAGTTATTTTAGACTCGCCGCTGGCGGCTAAAATTACCGAACTTTATCGCCACTTATCTCCTTATTGGCGCCAAGAGGCCCGCGATTTGCTTAAACAAGGGCGCCAGCCCCTAAGCTTTGAGCAACTTACCATTATCGACGGTCATGACGATCATCTGTTGTGTCTTGAGAATTTACTTAAGTCGAATAAGCCTGCGGTAGTGATTGCCGGCTCCGGTATGTGTGCCGGTGGGCGGGTAGTTAACTATCTTAAAGAGTTTTTACCCCAAGCCAGTAGTCATATTATTTTTGTGGGTTTTCAAGCACAAGACACGCCAGGCAGAGTGATAGTAGAACAAGGCTCTCAAGCGGGAGAAGGCGCAAATAGCCTTGAGTCTTTAACACATCAGGCGTGGGTAGAGCTAGATAATGAGCGTTTTGAGATCAATGCGCACATTCATAATCTCAACGGTTACTCCGCACACGGTGGTCAAAGTGATTTAATTAACTTTGCCTTAAGCCTCGAACCTGCGCCTAAACAAATTCGCCTAGTTCACGGTGAAATCTATGCTAAGCAAGTGCTACAGGCTAAGTTGCAAGCTTTACTACCCGACACGGAAGTGGTGATCCCACTTAGTGAAGACCTGACTTAA
- a CDS encoding OsmC family protein, whose amino-acid sequence MNKTASAHWQGDLKTGKGTISTESGALKENPYGFNTRFGDTPGTNPEELVGAAHAGCFSMAFSLLLGEENFTPDSIDTKATVTIEEQNGSFTVTAVRLVMTASIPGISQEKFAEIADKAKVGCPISKLLNTDITLDATLQN is encoded by the coding sequence ATGAATAAAACAGCATCGGCCCACTGGCAGGGCGATCTAAAAACAGGTAAAGGCACTATCTCAACCGAAAGCGGAGCGCTTAAAGAGAATCCATATGGTTTTAATACCCGCTTTGGCGATACCCCAGGCACTAACCCTGAAGAGCTGGTGGGCGCAGCCCATGCAGGTTGTTTCTCTATGGCTTTTTCGCTGTTACTGGGCGAAGAAAACTTTACACCTGACAGCATAGACACCAAAGCCACGGTCACCATAGAAGAGCAAAACGGCAGCTTTACCGTAACTGCTGTACGCCTGGTGATGACGGCAAGCATCCCTGGTATCAGTCAAGAAAAATTTGCAGAGATAGCGGATAAAGCCAAAGTGGGTTGTCCTATTTCTAAGCTGCTAAATACCGACATTACCTTAGACGCAACCTTGCAAAACTAA
- a CDS encoding SDR family oxidoreductase, producing MSAEKVILITGASSGIGAATAVQLITAGHKVVITARSTDKLEKMVARYGQENVLAVTADVAKFEDMKQVVAKAKEKFGRLDVVFANAGTGVNTPGIEQGRIDEWQTMLDANINGLLYTAKASLGALKESQGQFIISSSVAGKITLSGSVYGASKWFAYGFGQNLAAEMAEWQGRCTIICPGMVNTPFFDEAKPDKLAPEDVANAVVFAINADVRSDIREITVLPTR from the coding sequence ATGAGTGCTGAAAAAGTTATTCTTATTACCGGCGCTTCAAGTGGTATTGGTGCTGCCACCGCTGTTCAATTAATAACGGCTGGTCATAAAGTCGTTATTACGGCGAGAAGCACCGATAAACTGGAAAAAATGGTGGCGCGTTATGGCCAAGAGAACGTTTTAGCAGTAACAGCAGACGTCGCCAAATTCGAGGACATGAAACAGGTGGTCGCCAAGGCGAAAGAAAAATTTGGTCGTTTAGATGTGGTATTTGCTAATGCAGGCACTGGCGTTAATACACCCGGTATCGAACAAGGGAGGATTGATGAGTGGCAAACCATGCTAGATGCTAATATTAATGGCTTGCTCTATACTGCTAAAGCCAGTTTAGGCGCATTAAAAGAAAGCCAAGGACAGTTTATTATTAGCAGCTCCGTAGCCGGAAAAATAACATTAAGCGGCTCGGTTTATGGCGCCTCTAAATGGTTTGCCTATGGCTTTGGTCAAAACTTAGCAGCGGAAATGGCCGAGTGGCAAGGCCGCTGTACTATTATTTGCCCAGGCATGGTGAATACACCCTTTTTTGATGAAGCTAAACCCGATAAGTTAGCACCAGAAGATGTGGCTAACGCGGTCGTTTTTGCCATTAATGCGGATGTACGCAGCGATATACGAGAGATAACGGTGCTGCCTACGCGCTAA
- a CDS encoding YihY/virulence factor BrkB family protein gives MARLTQYPARPVHLLRQLASFMWRVIRHFLSNHGVLLAGGVGYNVLLSAVPMLALLTVLLTKVVDESQLLEVMAIQTQHFAPAHASLLLDAVQAFLNSRDIIGIVGVPIMLFFSSFAFRMLEESLAIIFHRVKTPRRRFWISAILPYAFILILGAGLLGLTLVFSVINALYEAPSLLLYVISFMGVFMLFSAIYKVLPIVHISSKRALVGGLVAAILWEATRLLLMYYFINISFVNVIYGSLATIIVILISLEVSSIILLLGAQVIAELERSERHGLPWYMAPPLKE, from the coding sequence ATGGCCCGTCTTACTCAATACCCTGCTCGTCCCGTTCATTTATTACGCCAGCTAGCCAGTTTTATGTGGCGAGTAATACGCCACTTTCTTAGTAATCATGGTGTGTTATTGGCCGGAGGTGTAGGTTATAACGTTTTACTCTCCGCCGTGCCTATGTTGGCGTTACTGACCGTGTTACTCACTAAAGTGGTAGACGAAAGCCAATTACTTGAAGTCATGGCTATACAAACCCAGCACTTTGCGCCCGCACATGCCAGCTTATTACTGGATGCGGTACAGGCTTTTTTAAACTCCCGAGACATCATTGGCATTGTGGGCGTCCCCATTATGTTATTTTTCAGCTCTTTTGCCTTTCGTATGCTTGAAGAGTCGTTAGCTATTATTTTTCATCGAGTTAAAACACCACGGCGCCGTTTTTGGATCTCCGCTATTTTGCCCTATGCTTTTATTTTAATTTTAGGCGCCGGCTTATTAGGGCTAACTTTAGTCTTTAGTGTAATTAATGCGCTCTATGAGGCGCCCAGTTTATTATTATATGTTATTAGTTTTATGGGCGTCTTTATGTTATTTAGCGCTATTTATAAGGTGCTGCCTATTGTACATATTTCCTCAAAGCGTGCGTTAGTAGGCGGGCTAGTAGCCGCTATTTTATGGGAAGCCACACGGCTGTTATTAATGTATTACTTTATTAATATCTCGTTTGTTAACGTTATTTATGGCTCTTTAGCAACGATTATTGTGATCTTAATTAGCTTAGAGGTATCTTCGATCATTTTGCTATTAGGTGCCCAAGTCATAGCCGAGCTTGAGCGCAGTGAGCGCCATGGTTTACCTTGGTATATGGCTCCTCCCCTTAAAGAATAA
- a CDS encoding methyl-accepting chemotaxis protein, whose protein sequence is MFNRRLKKEHQDQREELAILRQLAAQLDRGMLSIKLNSQFAITDVNQAFADTLGLQREQLLGRPLSEIVPSYVTKLPCFRNFNKAMVEFTPVSDDYRYLRGDGSLAWLNIEWLPIRGTDGKLICVQGYGKEVSQKIESAKESESFINALIRSTAVIQFNLDGTIITANEQFLQAMGYRLEQLIGKNHRIFCSLEEAASPEYTAFWKKLNSGEYVADRFKRIDSSGSDVWLEATYNPVYDAENNLHRVVKFANLVTEQVARETQVREGAGVAFDVSQQTDVSAKKGAVVVQQTAETMHQIAAQMQAATESIEALGQQSLQINTIVQTIGGIAEQTNLLALNAAIEAARAGEQGRGFAVVADEVRKLAAHTSAATAEIVSVVEKNQALSDEVMRHMHSSREKAEQGLELANQSGSVIVEIQEGAKQVVDAVGRFANELH, encoded by the coding sequence ATGTTTAACCGCCGCCTTAAAAAAGAACACCAAGACCAGCGTGAAGAATTAGCCATTCTCCGCCAGCTCGCCGCCCAATTGGATCGGGGCATGTTGTCGATCAAGTTAAATAGCCAATTCGCTATCACTGATGTTAATCAAGCCTTTGCCGATACGCTCGGTTTGCAACGAGAGCAGCTGCTAGGACGGCCTTTGTCGGAGATAGTGCCCTCATATGTGACGAAACTTCCCTGCTTTCGTAACTTTAATAAAGCCATGGTCGAGTTCACACCGGTTAGCGACGACTATCGCTACTTGCGCGGCGATGGCTCTCTGGCGTGGTTAAATATTGAATGGCTGCCGATACGCGGCACAGACGGCAAACTTATTTGCGTGCAAGGTTATGGCAAAGAAGTAAGTCAAAAAATAGAAAGTGCTAAAGAAAGTGAGTCTTTCATTAATGCACTGATCCGCTCCACCGCTGTTATACAGTTCAATTTAGATGGCACTATCATTACTGCTAACGAGCAATTTTTGCAGGCCATGGGCTATCGCTTAGAACAACTCATTGGTAAGAATCACCGTATCTTTTGCTCCTTAGAAGAAGCCGCTTCGCCTGAATATACGGCTTTTTGGAAAAAGCTAAATAGTGGTGAGTACGTGGCGGATCGTTTTAAACGGATTGACAGTAGCGGCTCTGACGTTTGGCTGGAAGCCACTTATAATCCGGTTTATGACGCCGAGAACAACCTTCATAGAGTCGTCAAGTTCGCTAACCTTGTTACCGAGCAAGTGGCACGAGAAACCCAAGTCCGCGAGGGGGCAGGCGTGGCCTTTGATGTTTCACAACAAACCGATGTCAGCGCCAAAAAAGGAGCTGTGGTCGTGCAACAAACGGCCGAGACTATGCACCAAATTGCTGCACAAATGCAGGCAGCTACCGAAAGTATTGAGGCGCTAGGCCAACAGTCTCTGCAGATCAATACCATAGTGCAAACCATTGGTGGCATTGCAGAGCAAACTAACTTGTTGGCGTTAAACGCCGCGATTGAGGCTGCCAGAGCGGGGGAGCAAGGTCGTGGATTTGCGGTCGTGGCTGACGAGGTGCGAAAGCTTGCCGCTCATACTAGTGCTGCCACGGCAGAGATTGTCAGCGTTGTTGAAAAAAATCAGGCGCTATCAGATGAGGTTATGCGTCACATGCACAGCTCTCGAGAAAAAGCCGAACAAGGCCTAGAGCTAGCAAATCAGTCGGGCAGCGTGATTGTAGAAATACAAGAGGGAGCGAAACAAGTAGTAGACGCAGTAGGTCGCTTTGCTAATGAGCTGCACTAG
- the yegD gene encoding molecular chaperone, whose amino-acid sequence MIGFDYGTSNCAVGVMHNCAPKLLSLGEHGRYIASTLYAPSRDMIVNWLHKQLTPTAQQHFQQQRARQLQKGQGALRELVLDGMPTELSFGQQALNDYLQEPDEGYYIKSPKSFLGATGLLPQQAELFEDIVAAMMSNIKTLTEARLGRSVSQTVIGRPINFQGLRGAESNRQAIDILTKAAKRVGFKDVEFQFEPVAAGFEYEAGLSQETRVLVVDIGGGTSDCSMLLMGPQQAASPDRSAHLLSHSGERVGGNDFDIALALKGIMPSFGLDSVLKSAKPVPANSFWQAVSINNIHNQTQFYSAANARFLEQLLRDAEQPELLSRLLKVQKNKLSYRVVNAAEQSKIGLTDSLEQRVDLSDIDADLSVTVDREGFAKACNRELNAISALMTEAIAQAGCEPDVVFVTGGTAKSPVLNAFLQQQFPNRPLVIGDHFGSVTAGLTRWANKIFA is encoded by the coding sequence ATGATCGGATTTGACTACGGGACTTCAAACTGCGCGGTGGGCGTGATGCATAACTGCGCGCCTAAGTTATTGAGCTTAGGCGAGCATGGCCGTTACATCGCATCTACTTTGTATGCACCGAGTCGAGATATGATTGTGAACTGGCTGCATAAACAGCTGACTCCTACCGCACAACAGCACTTTCAGCAGCAACGGGCTCGCCAATTACAAAAAGGGCAGGGTGCCTTGCGCGAATTAGTGCTCGATGGCATGCCTACGGAACTGTCTTTTGGCCAACAAGCGCTAAATGATTATCTGCAAGAGCCGGACGAAGGCTATTACATTAAATCTCCTAAATCTTTCTTAGGTGCCACCGGTTTGCTGCCACAACAAGCTGAGCTATTTGAAGACATAGTGGCGGCCATGATGAGCAACATTAAAACCCTTACCGAAGCCCGCTTAGGCCGTAGTGTCAGCCAAACTGTCATAGGTCGGCCGATCAACTTTCAAGGTTTACGCGGTGCAGAAAGTAATCGCCAAGCCATTGATATTTTAACCAAGGCCGCCAAACGGGTGGGCTTTAAAGACGTGGAGTTTCAATTTGAGCCAGTGGCCGCTGGTTTTGAATATGAAGCGGGTTTAAGCCAAGAGACGCGGGTATTAGTGGTCGATATTGGCGGCGGTACTAGCGACTGCTCTATGCTGTTGATGGGGCCACAGCAAGCGGCAAGCCCAGATAGAAGTGCCCACTTATTAAGCCATAGCGGTGAGCGGGTGGGCGGTAATGATTTTGATATCGCCTTGGCCCTCAAAGGCATCATGCCAAGCTTTGGTTTAGACAGCGTATTAAAAAGCGCTAAGCCCGTCCCTGCCAATAGCTTTTGGCAAGCGGTGTCGATTAACAATATTCATAACCAAACCCAATTTTACAGTGCTGCTAACGCGCGCTTCTTAGAGCAACTGCTCCGCGATGCCGAACAGCCTGAGTTGCTTAGTCGTTTATTAAAGGTGCAAAAGAACAAACTTAGCTATCGAGTGGTGAACGCCGCCGAGCAAAGCAAAATCGGCTTAACGGATAGCCTAGAGCAGCGGGTGGACTTATCGGATATCGATGCGGACTTAAGCGTAACTGTAGATAGAGAGGGCTTTGCTAAAGCCTGTAACCGCGAACTCAACGCCATTAGCGCACTGATGACGGAGGCTATTGCTCAAGCAGGCTGTGAGCCCGATGTGGTGTTTGTGACCGGCGGTACTGCAAAATCGCCGGTCTTAAATGCGTTTTTACAACAACAGTTTCCCAATAGGCCCCTCGTTATTGGCGATCATTTTGGCAGTGTCACCGCAGGGTTAACCCGCTGGGCAAATAAAATATTTGCTTAA